In Stenotrophomonas sp. ESTM1D_MKCIP4_1, a single genomic region encodes these proteins:
- the cysK gene encoding cysteine synthase A: protein MALYDSILDTVGNTPIVKLQRLAPQGVTLYAKVESFNPGGSVKDRLALAIILDAEARGLLKPGDTIVEATSGNTGVALAMVAAARGYKFVATMVETFSVERRKLMRAYGAKVILTPAAERGSGMVRRARELAEEHGWFLASQFANPANPAYHRNTTAAEILRDFAGKRLDYFVSGWGTGGTLTGVGEVLKVARPQTRIVATEPAGAALLKGDDWKPHKIQGWTPDFVPDVLNRDVVDELLTVEDDRAIATARRLAAEEGLFVGISAGATVASALDVASRAEAGSVILAMLPDTGERYFSTPLFADVNEGSDDDWLAGLP from the coding sequence ATGGCCCTGTACGACTCCATCCTCGACACCGTCGGCAACACCCCCATCGTCAAACTGCAGCGCCTGGCCCCGCAGGGCGTGACCCTGTACGCCAAGGTCGAGTCGTTCAACCCGGGGGGCTCGGTGAAGGACCGCCTGGCCCTGGCCATCATCCTCGATGCCGAGGCCCGCGGCCTGCTCAAGCCCGGCGACACGATCGTGGAAGCCACCTCGGGCAATACGGGCGTGGCCCTGGCCATGGTGGCCGCGGCGCGCGGCTACAAGTTCGTCGCCACCATGGTCGAGACCTTCTCGGTGGAACGGCGCAAGCTGATGCGTGCCTATGGCGCCAAGGTCATCCTGACCCCGGCAGCCGAGCGTGGCAGCGGCATGGTACGCAGGGCGCGCGAGCTGGCCGAAGAGCACGGCTGGTTCCTGGCCAGCCAGTTCGCCAACCCGGCCAACCCGGCCTATCACCGCAACACCACGGCGGCGGAGATCCTGCGCGACTTTGCCGGCAAGCGGCTGGACTACTTCGTGAGTGGCTGGGGTACGGGTGGCACCCTCACCGGCGTTGGCGAAGTGCTGAAGGTCGCCCGGCCGCAGACGCGCATCGTGGCCACCGAACCGGCCGGCGCGGCGCTGCTGAAGGGGGATGACTGGAAGCCGCACAAGATCCAGGGCTGGACCCCGGATTTCGTGCCGGACGTGCTCAACCGCGACGTGGTGGATGAACTGCTGACGGTCGAAGATGACCGCGCGATCGCCACCGCGCGCCGCCTGGCGGCCGAGGAAGGCCTCTTCGTCGGCATCTCGGCCGGCGCCACGGTGGCCAGCGCGCTGGATGTGGCCAGCCGCGCCGAAGCCGGGTCGGTGATTCTGGCGATGCTGCCGGACACCGGCGAACGCTACTTCTCCACGCCGTTGTTCGCCGATGTGAACGAAGGATCCGACGACGACTGGCTGGCCGGCCTGCCGTAA